One Chryseobacterium tructae genomic window, ATTTTTGTTGTTAAGTACAATAATTAAACCATTGCTTTTTTAAAGATAAGAAAATACCTGATTATAATTTCCTTAAAAATATAGTTTAATGTTAACAAAATTTATAATTCAGAAAAATAAAATAGGTACACTTTTTGCAATACTCATCACAATAAATCAAAGAAAATATGAAAAAAGAAGTTGGAGTTTTACTGGCAGGAGGAGTTGGTCTTTTGGCAGTATTAAGTTTAATAAGTATCAAGAAAATATTGACTAAAAAAGATAAAAAATATAGTGATAATTATTCAGATTATCACAGACACTTTGATGAAAAGAGCCACGACGACGAAACACACGGAGTGGAATTTTACGCGCTGAAGTAGTAAAAAAATATATTAAATTATGTTTAAATCCAACGCTTTTGAAAGTGTTGGATTTTTTTTGTGGAAAACTTAAATGTTAAAGTTCATTATTTTATAAAAAATCCATTCTAATTTTACACCAGAATGTCAAACGAAAATTTCATAAAAGGTCAGGGAGCTCAGCGAAACGTCATCAACCGTTTCGACAGGTATACCTATGAACCCAAGGATGAAGATTTCGAAACGATGAAGACTTCGTTTACCGAGGTTTTTCCAAAAACAATTGTGAATCAGGTAAAAAGCGAAGATCTTCCGATGGAATATTCCATGAATCCTTATCAGGGTTGTGAGCATGGATGTTCCTATTGCTTTGCCAGACCTACCCATGAATATTGGGGGTATAGTGCTGGAATTGATTTTGAAAGAAAGATCATGGTGAAGAAAAATGCGCCTGAATTGCTGGAGATGTTTTTTCAAAAAAGAGGCTATAAAGCTGCTCCTATTTTGCTCTCCGGAAACACCGATTGCTATCAGCCTGCTGAAAGGCAATTTGAAATCACCAGAAAGCTCCTGCAGGTTTGTCTTGATTACAGACATCCTGTCAATATTCTGACAAAAAATGCATTGGTATTGAGGGATTTGGATATTTTAAAACCGATGGCGGAGCAGAATCTTGTTTCTGTTTCTCTGAGTATTCCAACCATTAATGAAGAGCTGAGACGAAAAATGGAGCCAAGGACAAGTTCTGCGCCCAATAAATTAAAAGCTATTGAGATCCTGACCGAAAATAATATTCCCGTTCATGTCATGGTGGCACCTATTATTCCTGGGCTAAACAGCGACGAACCTTTAAATATTTTAAAATCAATTTCTGATGCAGGCGCATTGGGATTTGGGTATACTTTAGTTCGTTTGAATGATACGGTGGAACCTGTTTTTGTTAATTGGATTGAATCTCACTTCCCCGACAGAGCTCAGAAGGTACTGAACCTTATCCGTTCCATGCGTGGCGGAAAGCTGGGTGATAAAAGATATTTTGAAAGACAGAGAGGAGAGGGGAATATCGCTGAAATGATTCATACGACCTTTAAAATAGGGCGGAAAAAGTTTTTTGAAGGCAAAGAGTTTCCCAAATTATCAACGGCCAACTTTACGGGAACTAAGGATCAGCAACTGAGACTGTTTGATTAAATATATAAAAAAATGCTCCTTTGGGAGCATTTTTGTTTTTAGTAAATAATAGGCTGTTCTCCATCTGGACAGATGAACTCCAACCTGCATAGCGCTTTATACTGTATTCCGTCACTACACACATAAAAACATTCTCCATTATAAGGGAAGCTTATCCCTCCGGAAATGGTTTTCAATTTACCTTTGCTTAATTTTTGTAAATTTTTCATATCGTTTGAATTTGGTTTCAATAAAGATATGAAAAATTAGTTAAGTGTTTGTTTTTGAGTTTTTTATTTCAGCATTGGTGCTGGATGCCTGATAATAAAAATACCGCTTCTAGAGAAACGGTATCATTACATTTTGATGGTAAATCTTACATTTCCTCAGAGGTAACCGGGCACTTAAAGTCCTCAGTGCAAGCTGCACAAATGATAGTACCGCTGCAATAATACATACAGTATTCAATAACAGGAACATTAGCACCGCCTGAAATCCCTTTCAATTGGTCTTTTCTTAGTTTTTTTAGATTTTTCATATAGATTTAATTAAAAATTTGATAGTAAATCAAAATTAATTAAAATATTTTTAAATAAATACAATGATTTTATAAAAAAAATGAAAAATTATTTAAAAAATATCTTAGTCTCTAAAAGTGGGTTAAAGATTATCTCCAGAAAAATATTGTTGCGCTGTAAAACACGAAGCCCTTGCATTTTGTGAGCGTCTTTTTATTATATCAGTCACGAATTACAAATCCGAGACATCAGTTTTTGTGTTATTAATCTTTTCTTTTAATATAACGAATATAAAAATAAGAAATTATAGAAATTACAATTGCAATTATTATTTTAAGATACGTTTGAAGTAGAATTTTGTGACTACTTCCAAGTGCTATTAATAGATAAAAGGAAAAAATAAAAAGAGATACAACACAAACAAATTGTAAAATAACAAATACTATTTTCATTTATTGATTTTTAATTATTTCCCCGCTACCGTACGAATCCTTTTGTGTGTTTAAAAAGAATAAATTAACTATTTTAAATGTCATTCTTAGTCAGTTTTTTAAAATTAGAATAATTACTGATGGTGTTTTAGGTAAAGATATGAAATGGATTACTTAAGGGAAGTAATCTATTAAAATACCACAAGAAAGGATTCGTGCGGCAGCTTGGGGGATGTCTGCATCCCAAAAATTAATAATTTTATATTCTGGTAATGACTCTTTATTGAGCTCAATAATTAGTCTATTTATATCTTTATTTTTCATCTGTTTTTTTATAAAAAATCGGCTGCCTCATTTGAGGCAGCCGACTTCATATCGTTAGGTAATTATTATTTCTTAATCAATCCTAATTCTATCAATCTTTCATGCAAGAATTCTCCTGCTGTAGTGTCTTCGTATAACTTTGGATTGTTTTCGTTTACACAGTTGTCAAGAGCGTTTAATGACATCGCACTAATAGGGTGCATAAAGAAAGGAATTGAATATCTTGAAGTAGTCCACAATTCTCTTGGTGGGTTTACCACTCTGTGAATCGTAGATTTCAATTTGTTGTTGGTATGTCTGGATAACATATCTCCAACATTGATCATCAATTCATCCGGTTCTGCGATCGCATCGATCCATTCTCCGTTGTGATTCTGAACCTGAAGACCTTTTCCTTGCGCTCCCATTAAAAGAGTAATAAGGTTAATGTCTCCGTGAGCAGCAGCTCTTACTGCATCATCCGGTTCTTCTGTGATAGGTGGATAGTGAATAGGTCTTAAGATGGAATTTCCTTCAGCGATTTTATCGTCAAAATAGAACTCATCTAAACCAAGGTGCAATGCTAGTGCTCTTAAAACATATTGTCCTGTTTTTTCAAGCATTTGGAAGGCCTCTTTACCTACTTCGTTGAATTTTGGAAGTTCATCAACGATAACGTTGTCAGGATACTCTGTTTTGTATTTTGAATCATCAGACAGATACTGTCCAAAGTGCCAAAATTCTTTTAAGTCTCCTTTTTTGAAACCTTTTGCAGTTTCTTTACCGAATCCTACATATCCTCTTTGGCCACCAATTCCTGGAATCTCATACTTCTGTTTCGTTTCCGTTGGTTGTTCAAAAAAGTTTTTTACCTCTCCATATAAATCATCTACAAGGTTGTCATCAAGAAAGTGGCCTTTTAAGGCTACAAAACCAATTTCTTCATAAGCTTTTCCGATTTCATTTACAAATTTCTGTTTGCGTTCCGGGTTGTCCGAAAGGAAATCACGCAGGTCTACACTAGGTATTTTATCCATTTTTAGAAATTTACGAATAGCAAAATTACATTTTTTTTAAATTAAATGATTTTAAAATCATTATTTATAAGTTAAATTTGCTGTATGAAAAAATATTCTTCTAAGAGAAGTATCCAAATACTTGCACATCTTCTTCAGCAGTACGGAATTGCAGACATTGTAATTTCGCCGGGATCAAGGAATGCTCCTTTGGCGATTCATTTTTCAGAAATAGACAGCTTCAATTGCTACAGCATTGTAGACGAGAGGAGTGCTGCCTTTGTAGCAATGGGAATGGCTAAGAGTGAAAAAAAACCAGTAGCAATTACCTGTACCAGCGGATCAGCGGTAGTCAACTATTATCCTGCAGTTACGGAAGCTTTTTATCAGAATATTCCGCTTTTGGTGTTAACAGCTGATAGGCCAACGGATTTTGTTGATATTTTTGATGGGCAGACCATTAGGCAGAAGGATGTTTTTCATCAGCATTCTTACGGAGATTTCCAGCTTTTGGAAGATAGTAAGGACAATGCAGAAGATATTAATTTCGATACGATTAAAAAAGCTATTGAACTTTGTTTTGAAAAGCAAGGGCCGGTGCACATCAATATTCCTTTAGAAGAGCCACTATATGAGTTGGTATCAGAGTTACCTACTTTTCCAACGGTTGAAAAAACAATCAAGCATAAAGAGTATGAGATCCCATCCAATCTGATTGCAGAATGGCATACTTCTCAAAGAATCATGCTGTTGGTAGGGACAAGAGATTATAGCCCCGAATTAGAAAATCAGTTAACGCAATTGGTTAAAAACCATTCTGTTATTGTGCTGAGTGAAGCGAATTCTAATCTGTATCATGAGAAGTTTTTCAGACATATAGACCGTTATATTTTTAATTTTACAGAAGAAGATTATAAAATGTATGCTCCGGATCTGTTGATTACAGTGGGACAGAATGTGGTTTCCAAAAAGGTAAAACAATTCCTGAGAAGTGCAAGACCGAAGCAACACTGGCATTTGGATGAGGTATGGCAACCCGACACTTATTTTTCTTTGACAGAAAAAATAGAGGTAAAACCAGAAGTATTCTTTTCTAAATTGTTAAAATTTATCAATCTGGAACCAAGACCTTACTTCAATCTTTGGGATGTCTTAAGGGATAAAAAAGATGCCAGACACCAACAGTTTTTAAATACGGTTGAATTTTCTGATTTCTATTTTTTCAATAAAGCTTCACAGACGATTCCTGAAAATTATAATATCCATTTTACAAACTCTTCAGCGATTAGATATGCGCAGTTGTTTGACTTTGGTAAAAGAAGAATATACTGCAATAGGGGGACGAGTGGTATTGATGGTTCAACGTCTACAGCAATGGGTTTTGCCATTAAAAATGCTAATCCAACCTTATTGATTACCGGAGATTTAAGTTTCTTCTATGATATTAATGGTCTTTGGAACCAATATATTCCACCTTTTGTAAGAATCATCATCTTCAACAATGGAGAAGGAAATATCTTTAAAATCATTCCAGGACCCGGAAATGCGAATCCAAATACGCTGGATGAATTTATTGCCACTAAGCACCGCAAAAATGCAGAACATCTGGCAAAACATTTCGGTTTCTCTTATATTAAGGTTGAGGATGATCTAACCCTTGACCGAGTGCTGGAGAATTTCTTCAAGCCGGATTCACAACCAAAAATTCTGGAAGTAAATACCTATGGAAAGAACAGTGCTGATGTTCAGAAGGCTTATTTTAATTTCATGAAAGAAAATTAAAGATCAAGATACTCTTCATTTCCCGGCAGATTCATGATTCTGTCGATAGGATAGATAAACATATCATCAAAATCGTTTAAAGCGTTGATGAGTTGAAAGTGGCTGAATTGTTTTATATTTTGTAAAGTAATTTCAGCCTCTTTTATTTTTTTATGTTTTAAAAGATGCTGCCTTTGTACACCATTCAGAAGATAAGAATTAGGAGTAAACCAATCCTTACCTTTTAAAAATAAAAGATTGGAAAATGAAGTATCAGTGATATGATTATTCTTAACGATAATGATTTCTTCAGCTTTAGATTTCATTTTCATCTTATCTAATTCTTTACGATCCTCAAATTTGAAAGAATAATCGAAACTGTTGTTTTCTACCAATTGGAAATCCTGAATTTCAGGGATCGCATAAGGGATCATCTGAGTACGAATCCTTTTATCAAGATCATAAGAGATTCTCAACTTGAAAAGTCCATCCTCATCATGCTCCAGATTTTTGTAAATTTTGGCCAGGTCAATAGAATCCTCTTTACCAAAGTGGGAAAATGTTTGATTGACACGTTTTTGATGGAGTTCCAATAGAAAAATCTTCTGATCTTCTACCTTAATGCTTTCAATGAATTGGGACATAGATTTTATTTTTCATTTCCTGATATTCGTCTTCTAATTTACTCATGTGCGTTATACCGCCTCCGCTTTTGAAATAGAGTTGATCACCCTCTTTTTCGATAAAGCGTATCATTACACAGCTGTCGACATTTTTACCGTCAAACCAGCCACAAACACCTGTGTAGTATCCTCGGTCATAGCCTTCTGCCTCCTGGATTATTTCCAGAGTCTTAGGTTTAGGAGCCCCTAAAATAGAGCCTGCAGGAAGAAGTTTTTGCATAATGCTTCCCAACTTTCCATCAAATTCAGATTTTAATACACCTGAAATTTCAGAACTCATGGCATATAAATCCTTTTGCCGGGTTTTGATGAAGTCAATATGCTGAAACTGATCTACACATACATCATCTGCTACCATGCTCAGGTCATTGCGGAGTAAATCTACGACTGTATAATGTTCGGCTTTTTCCTTCGGGTCGTTCTTCAGGATCTCCGCAGCATTTTCTATGGAAGCATCAATAGTGCCTTTCATAGGATAAGTTAAAATTTTACCGTCAATGATCTTCACAAAAGTTTCAGGAGAAAAAAATACAAAAAAATCTTTATAAAAAACCTTGTACTTGGCTTCAGAGTGATAAAAAATTTCTTCAAGGCTTAAATTTGTTTCTATTTTGGTTTTTCGGGTATAGTTGACCAAATAGGAATTTCCTAGGCGAATATTTTTCTGAACTTTATCAAAACCTGTTTTAAAGCTTTCCAGAGTCTCCGGAAAGGATTTCCATTCTACTTTTTTATCAAGTGTATGTTTGTTTTTATGGGTTGTAATGTTTTGAAAATCAATAATTAATCCTGATTTTTCAATTTCATTTTCTTTATAGACTTCAACATTCTCTGAGAGAAAATCGATAACAAAGAAATAGGGAACCTTCTGAAGAGAAAGCTCGTCCATTTCCATAAATTTTTGATGATTCACTGAAAACATTCGGCAAAAATAATTATTGATGTTTACTTTTGCATAAAATTTTTATGATGCAGAGCAAATATCCTCAGAAACCGGGAATTGATTTTATCTTGAAGCAGGCTTTTTTTTACTGGAATAAAACACTGGTTTTTCAGTTGATGTTTTCAATGATCTTTTTTGGAATCTTTTTGACCTCCCTATTCTTTTTTGGGAATTGGTATGGAATATGGGAACAAAATCAGGTGTTAACAGAAGCGTTGAGAGAAGGAACGAAAGCCTATATGGAGAAGATAGCAGAACTGAGTGCCACTGAAAGTTATCAGATGTTCACCCTTGCCATCTGGGCGACCACAGCATTTCTATATCCATTGAATCTTGGGATGTTTCAGATTTTCAGAAAACTTGATCTCAAAGAGAAAATTGAAATCGGAGACTTGTTTGTAGGATATAACGGAATCAACTTCTTTAAGTATCTGGGATACTATCTGTTCTGGTTTATGATCTACAGGTTTACAGTGCCTACTATTTTCCTGGCGATTATTTGGGTCGCAGTAACGATATTTGTTGCACCATTGATGTTTTTTACCAATAAAAGGATATTTGAAGCTATTTCCTTAAACTTTAAAGCGCTAAGAATGTATTTTGTAGAAATCATGGTGTGTGTATTCGTTGCGGTTTTATTTAAATATTTAGGCTTCAGCTTGTTTTTAATTGGTGGACTTTTTACATTTCCTTTCTGGAATGCCATGATCTATTCATTGTATAAGGTGGTGTTTTCTGAGAAAAGCTAAATTTCAATAGAGTTTAATGTGTTTTTTTATCAAAAAAAGGTAAATTTGGTAAAATCATTAAATATTTAAACTATGTCTGAATTTAACGAATTTGATCAGCAAGGTTCTGTTCCCAACAAGGAAACCGGATCTATCATTTCGCATGCCTTTGAAATGTATAAAGGTGTTTTTGGGTACGCTATTGTAGCCATGATTATTTATATTATCGGAGTAAGTATTATCCAGGGAGTTACCGGATTTAACTCTGCTGCTATAATGGATGAAATGAAATCTTCAGGTGATTATGGAAACTTTAGATACTGGGATACTCCAGGATTCTCAATGTATACAACATTTTCCAGTATTTTTTTATTGATATTAACTCCCCTTTATGTAGGATTGATCTATATGGTGAATAAATTCAATACGAAGAATCCGATTGAGTTTTCAGACCTGTTTATTGGATATCGCCAGAATTTTGTTAATATATTGATTTATAGTTTGATTGCGGGAGTTATTTCCTCTATTGGAATCGGATTTTGTTTTCTTCCCTTTATCTTTATTTATCCTTTCCTTTTATTGGGATATCCAATCTTGTTATTTGAAAATGCATCAGCTATTGATGCTTTAAGTAAATCATTCAATATTGCAAAAGAGAACTACGGAACATTTTTAGGGGCGAGTTTCCTTGGACTATTGATCTCCATGGCAGGAATCATCCTATGCGGAATCGGGCTTATTTTGACGGCTCCGTTCATTATGATCGTGATGTATTCTACCTATTGTGCCTTCGTTGGAAAGCCAAGACAAATCATGTATACAAAAGAATAAAATAACAATTGATGAATAAAGACAATCAAATAAGCAGTGTTGCCATAAAGCAGATTTCTTTGCTCGCCATTATTTTGGTGTTGGCAGGCTTGATCTGCTTTAACCTTGCATTGTTTATTCCATCGGTTTTAGGAGCCATTACCATTTATGTAGTTTGCCGGAAGTACAATTTCTATCTTCAGGAAGAAAAGAAGTGGAAGCCTTCTCTGGCAGCTTTTGCATTGATGTTTGCGAGTCTTATCGTTCTGATTCTGCCTATTTATTTCATCGCAGATCTGATTATCGATAAATTAGGGAACGCACAGGCTTATATGGATAAATTCAATGTGTTTTTAGATAAAATACATTCCTATATTCAAACCAAAACAGGTTTTGATATTCTGAGCCAGGAGAATATGGATAAGCTGAAAAGCTTTGTAGGCAAATTTTCTACTTCAGCATTGAGCGGAACATTCAATACTCTTACAGTAGTAATGTCAATGTACTTTATTCTGTATTTCATGTTGGAAAAGCCGAGATTGTTTGAAAGAATTCTGACGAATTCGGCGCCACTAAAAAAGTCAAATGTTTCATTGCTGGGCGAAAAGCTGAGAAAGTTGATCATGGCCAACGCGATAGGCATTCCTGTCGTTGCTATTGGTCAGGGAATTGTATCACTTATCGGATATCTGATATTTGGAGCTCCGGGAGCCGTTTTGCTTTTTGCTTTAACGGCAGCTTCTTCTGTTATTCCAGTGGTGGGAACCGCTATTGTGTATGTACCGGTATGTATTTTTATGATTGCAGAAGGAAATACAGGACAAGGATTAGGGCTTGCCATTTATTGTGTAGTGGTAGTAGGACTTACAGATAACCTGCTTCGTTTTACACTTTTAAAGAAACTTGAAAACATCCATCCTCTAAATACAGTATTCGGAATTATCATGGGGATGAATCTATTTGGCTTTATGGGGCTTATTTTCGGCCCTATTCTGATCTCTTTGACTCTTCTTCTGGTACAAGTCTATAGAAATGAGTTTGCGGATGAAAAAGCACCTCCCGATCTGGAATTGCCTAATCAGGATAAATTAGAAGATAAATTGATTTAATTATATAAAAAGTGGAGGGAATAAATCCGGAAATATTAAAAGAAATCTGTGTTTTTAAAATGCCTTTTGGTAAATATGAAGGAACAGTCTTAATTGATCTTCCGATAAGCTATCTGGAATGGTTCAATAAAAATGGAATGCCTAAAGGAAAACTGGGAATGCAGCTTTCAACCGTTTATGAAATCAAATTAAATGGATTGATGGATCTGCTGGCACCCATAAGGGCTTCAGTAAGGAATGGATTGTAAAAATAAGAACACTCTGTTTTGAAATAAAATTTCGGCGGCTTCGAAGAAGCCGCCGAAATTTTTTACTACATATTCTTTACGCTTTTAAAGCTGCAATTTCGTCCCTTAGTTTAGCTGCTTTAATAAAATCAAGACTTTTAGCCGCAGCTTCCATTTCTTTTTGTTTCTGTTCGATCATTTTTTCAACATCTTCGCTGGCATAGGTAGCTTTAACTTCAGCAACCTTTTGAAGAATTTCTTTTTGGGTGTATTTTTCATCCGGGAAATCTTTGCTTCTTCCTACAAGGTTTTCAGATATTTTTTTATTGAGCGCTTTAGGCACCATTCCATGATCTTCATTGTACTTCATCTGTTTTACACGACGGTATTCTGTCTCATCTAATGTTGCTTGCATAGATTTGGTGATCTTATCAGCATACATAATGGCTTTCCGTTTATGTTTCTCGCAGCACGTCCGACCGTCTGAATCATTGATCTTCTGCTTCTCAGCATTCCTTCCTTGTCAGCATCTAAAATAGCAACCAACGAAACTTCAGGTAAATCCAATCCTTCCCTTAACAAGTTGACTCCAATCAAAACATCAAAAAGACCTAAACGTAAGTCCTGCATAATCTGAATCCTTTCCAAAGTTTCAACATCTGAATGAATGTACCTTGTTCGAATCCCGAATTTTGTGAAGTACTTGGTGAGCTCTTCCGCCATTTTTTTGGTTAAGGTTGTCACCAGGACTCTTTCATCAACATCAGCTCTTTTCTGAATTTCTTCCATTAAATCATCAATCTGATTCAAACTTGGTCTTACTTCAATAATAGGATCAAGAAGTCCTGTAGGGCGAATGATCTGTTCAATATATGCTCCTCCTGTTTTTTCCAGTTCATAATCAGCTGGAGTTGCAGAAACATAGACTACCTGATTTTGGATGGCTTCAAATTCTTCAAATTTTAAAGGCCTGTTATCCATAGCGGCAGGAAGCCTGAATCCATATTCTACTAAAGCTTCTTTTCTGCTTCGGTCACCACCATACATGGCATGAACCTGCGGAACTGTTACGTGGCTTTCATCAATAACCATTAAGAAATCTTTTGGAAAGTAATCAATCAGACAGAAAGGTCTTGTTCCCGGGAGTCTTCCGTCAAGATATCGGGAGTAGTTCTCAATTCCTGAACAGTAGCCTAATTCTTTAATCATTTCCAGATCCAGTTCTGTTCTTTCCTGAAGTCTTTTGGCTTCTAGCGGTTTCCCTATAGAACTGAAGAAATCTACCTGTTTTACCATGTCATCCTGAATATCTTTAATTGCTCCATTAAGTGTTTCTTTGGATGTAACAAAAAGGTTCGCCGGATAGATTTGTATTTGATCGAAATTATCTTCTACATTTCCGCTAACGGGATCAAAGCTTTGAATCTTTTCAATTTCATCCCCAAAAAACTGGATTCTGATCGCATTGTCTGTATAAGCAGGGAAAACATCAATGACATCTCCTTTTACACGGAATGTACCTCTTTGGAATTCGTTTAACGTTCTTGCATATAAAGCATTAACTAAAGAATGAAGGAGTGCTGTTCTTGTAACTTTTTCACCAATGGCAATAGAAATTAGGGATTTATGAAATTCTGTTGGGTTCCCAATACCATAAATACATGAAACGGAAGCTACGATCAGAACATCTCTTCTCCCAGAAAGAAGGCTTGCTGTAGCAGAAAGACGTAATTTTTCAACTTCTTCATTAATGCTCAGGTCTTTTTCAATATAAGTTCCGGTTGTAGCAATATAAGCTTCCGGTTGATAGTAGTCATAATAACTGACAAAGTATTCCACTGCATTTTCGGGAAAAAATTCTTTAAATTCCATGAAAAGCTGTGCTGCCAGGGTCTTATTATGAGCAAGAACCAGGGTGGGACGCTGAACGTTTTGAACAAGATTAGCAACCGTAAAGGTTTTCCCGGATCCTGTTACTCCAAGAAGAGTTTGGTATTTTTCACCAATCTCTATTCCTGCAGTTAATTTATCAATGGCTTGGGGCTGATCCCCGGTAGGTTTATATTCTGATTGAAGCTTAAAATCCATAAGAAAGAATGTATAGAACAAAAATACGAAAGAAATTATTAGGCATGATAAAGTTTTGATGATGAATATTTTGATGATAAAAACTTCAGTTCATTGTTCTGGTAGCATTGATTTCTTTTGAGAAAATAGTTTTTTAAAAAAGATCTCAGTATTAGATATAAAAAAAGCGCTATAAAAGCGCTTCGATTCTCATGGTTTTGTTAAGTTCATGGTTGTTGGAATCTTTAACACGGATGCGATGGGTTGGCCATCTTTTGTTGCGGGTTTCCAACTTGTTTCATTGCTGATAGCAGTTATCGTTTTAAGAAGTTCTTTATTGAAAATATCATTGTCACCTGAAGTGGTCACCTGGGAGGCCTTTCCTGTTTTATCTATATGAACGTAAGCCGTTGCTTTTATGACTCCTCTTACAGATTCAAGAGCACTTAAGTCTATGGTTTTACCTATTTGGGCTCTAAGTTCTGCCATACTATTTGGGTATTCTGCGCTGACAAAGTTTTTATCATCCTGGATATTTGTGTTTTTACCTTCTTGGTCTTTTTTAGGAGATATTGTGTCAGCAACAGGTTTTATAATCTCTTTCTTTAATGCTGTAGGAGCTATTGCTGTCTTTTCCTGAAGAATATCTTCCGGTAAGCTTTTCATAGAATACTCTACAACTTTTGTTGTTTCAGTATTAGAAGTCTTTATAGGGGAAGAAGCGTGCTCTAATTCTGTATTGTTCTCAGTTCTAACAGAAGTATTAGCATAAGTTCTTTCTGAAAGCAATGCCGTAGCTGCTACAAGCGTAGTAATTCCAACGGTTTTTCGTAATAAGCTGAATTTGGTTTTTTGTGACTTCATCATAATAAATCGTTTTTTGGTGTTGTTAAAACTAAGTGAATGGGTAAATGGCAAATTTTGGCTTTCTATAAGTTCATCAAGAATTAAGTTCTGATATTCCTTAAGGTTGAATTTCTGATTCAGTACAGCTTCATCAGCTAAAAACTCATGGTTGGTAATGACAGCCTTCTTGTACAAGAATAAAACAGGATTGAACCAAGTAAATATTTTTACAATATGTATAAGAATAAGGTCTATGCTATGTTTCTGATCTATATGGCTTTTTTCGTGAAGAAATATTCTTGGATCAATGGTGTCATTTTTTATATATTCTTTTCCTATATAGATGGTATTCCAAAAGCTAAACGGAGAGAGCTTTTTCTGAGTAATAATAATATTATAATTTTGATATGAAGATTTTTTTCCTTGTATTCTTTTTATGACTAAAAAAGATAAGATACTTTTAGCCAATATAAAAAAAGTAACAATTAGATAAACACTCCATATTAGATTCATCCAGTTAAAACTTTCTTGTCTGTGCT contains:
- a CDS encoding AI-2E family transporter, yielding MNKDNQISSVAIKQISLLAIILVLAGLICFNLALFIPSVLGAITIYVVCRKYNFYLQEEKKWKPSLAAFALMFASLIVLILPIYFIADLIIDKLGNAQAYMDKFNVFLDKIHSYIQTKTGFDILSQENMDKLKSFVGKFSTSALSGTFNTLTVVMSMYFILYFMLEKPRLFERILTNSAPLKKSNVSLLGEKLRKLIMANAIGIPVVAIGQGIVSLIGYLIFGAPGAVLLFALTAASSVIPVVGTAIVYVPVCIFMIAEGNTGQGLGLAIYCVVVVGLTDNLLRFTLLKKLENIHPLNTVFGIIMGMNLFGFMGLIFGPILISLTLLLVQVYRNEFADEKAPPDLELPNQDKLEDKLI
- a CDS encoding DUF3820 family protein, giving the protein MNPEILKEICVFKMPFGKYEGTVLIDLPISYLEWFNKNGMPKGKLGMQLSTVYEIKLNGLMDLLAPIRASVRNGL
- a CDS encoding M56 family metallopeptidase — protein: MYRFNRIYLLSSLILSYVIPFITFTIQTPKATRPQLIIEEAVQYVVTTQHRQESFNWMNLIWSVYLIVTFFILAKSILSFLVIKRIQGKKSSYQNYNIIITQKKLSPFSFWNTIYIGKEYIKNDTIDPRIFLHEKSHIDQKHSIDLILIHIVKIFTWFNPVLFLYKKAVITNHEFLADEAVLNQKFNLKEYQNLILDELIESQNLPFTHSLSFNNTKKRFIMMKSQKTKFSLLRKTVGITTLVAATALLSERTYANTSVRTENNTELEHASSPIKTSNTETTKVVEYSMKSLPEDILQEKTAIAPTALKKEIIKPVADTISPKKDQEGKNTNIQDDKNFVSAEYPNSMAELRAQIGKTIDLSALESVRGVIKATAYVHIDKTGKASQVTTSGDNDIFNKELLKTITAISNETSWKPATKDGQPIASVLKIPTTMNLTKP